From the genome of Pelobates fuscus isolate aPelFus1 chromosome 6, aPelFus1.pri, whole genome shotgun sequence, one region includes:
- the PCIF1 gene encoding mRNA (2'-O-methyladenosine-N(6)-)-methyltransferase translates to MAAPAGRERRRRYSSERTGVSDWSSPRPQSVVTEMARDNHGSPQEEVAMVSLSPSTSHSPRPPRPPSDLPDELVQAGWEKCWSKRESRPYYFNRFTNQSLWEMPVLGQHDVISDPLGLNAAPVTPEVATPETPKESRMQKRKLSEELSTCDTVKKLKMESTPVTPTTAAPAQAPAPAPTPAPAVPSSTIIPGVTLEEKQLTALLKPTDVYWDLDIQSNVVVKRPPTSHTLPLPSQSLPPHPEVELLRSQLVLKLRQHYRELCQQREGIEPPRESFNRWLLERKVMDHGPDPILPSECDPAVSPSMFREIMNDIPMRLSRIKHREEAKRLLFKYAEAAKRLIESRSASSDSRKLVKWNVEDTFSWLRRDHLATKEDYMDRLEHLRRQCGPHMAAVARDSVEGICSKIYHISREYVKRIREKHLELLSEANIPESGPAEEPSEKRVFCHPVRLSVPTLQPQGGVDVRVEGSTVCVRFREESVRMNQGYFSKLFQLYRLSCTDDPASDKFICRMWCLLRRYQVMFGTAQYEGSGLQGALPVHVFQALHKHFGVTSECFASPLNCYFKQYCSAFPDTDGYFGSRGPFLSFFPVSGSFEANPPFSEELMDAMVTHFEYLLESSDQPLSFIIFIPEWRDPPTPALTRMESSRFKRHQMLLPAFQHEYRSGSQHVCKRHELYYKAVHNTAVLFLQNEPGFLKWAPTADRVQELAAAYKHSGRLSNSSGGSEKESTREEGTSKDSASKDTD, encoded by the exons ATGGCAGCCCCGGCGGGGAGGGAAAGGCGGAGGCGGTATAGCAGCGAGCGGACAGGAGTCAGTGACTGGAGCTCGCCTCGGCCCCAG AGTGTTGTCACAGAGATGGCCCGTGATAATCATGGAAGTCCTCAGGAGGAGGTAGCCATGGTCAGCCTGTCTCCAAGCACATCACATTCTCCTCGACCTCCCCGTCCACCTTCTGATCTGCCAG atGAGCTCGTGCAGGCTGGATGGGAGAAGTGTTGGAGTAAAAGGGAAAGCCGTCCTTACTATTTTAACCGCTTTACAAACCAGTCCCTTTGGGAAATGCCTGTGCTTGGCCAGCATGATGTCATT TCGGATCCTCTGGGTCTCAATGCAGCTCCAGTTACTCCAGAAGTGGCAACACCGGAAACTCCCAAGGAGAGCAGAATGCAAAAAAGGAAGCTGTCTGAGGAGTTGTCGACATGCGACACAGTTAAAAAGTTAAAG ATGGAGTCAACTCCTGTGACCCCAACAACAGCAGCACCAGCACAAGCACCAGCACCAGCACCAACACCAGCACCAGCAGTACCCAGTTCCACCATCATCCCTGGTGTAACTCTGGAGGAAAAGCAGCTCACAGCCCTGCTGAAGCCCACTGA TGTTTACTGGGATTTGGATATTCAGAGCAATGTAGTGGTAAAACGACCACCTACGTCACATACTCTACCTCTCCCATCACAGTCTTTGCCACCACATCCTGAAGTGGAGCTTCTCCGATCACAGCTTGTTCTAAAACTACGGCAGCACTACCGAGAGCTGTGCCAGCAGAGGGAGG GTATTGAGCCACCTCGGGAGTCTTTTAATCGTTGGCTACTAGAGAGGAAGGTTATGGATCATGGCCCAGACCCAATTCTGCCTAGTGAATGTGATCCTGCGGTGTCTCCATCCATGTTCCGAGAAATAATGAATGACATCCCTATGAG ATTATCTCGTATTAAGCATCGTGAAGAAGCAAAACGTCTGCTTTTTAAGTATGCAGAGGCTGCCAAGCGATTGATTGAGTCCAG GAGTGCTTCTTCAGACAGTAGAAAGTTGGTGAAATGGAATGTGGAGGACACATTTAGCTGGTTGAGGAGAGATCATCTTGCAACCAAGGAAGACTATATG GACCGACTGGAGCACCTGCGTAGGCAGTGTGGTCCCCATATGGCAGCTGTGGCAAGGGACTCCGTGGAAGGTATATGTAGCAAGATTTACCACATTTCTAGGGAATACGTGAAGCGAATCCGTGAAAAGCACTTGGAACTTCTTAGTGAGGCCAACATACCAG AATCAGGCCCTGCTGAAGAGCCTTCGGAAAAGAGGGTGTTCTGTCACCCTGTCCGGTTGTCAGTGCCGACATTGCAACCCCAGGGAGGAGTGGATGTGCGGGTGGAAGGCAGCACAGTGTGTGTGCGCTTCCGAGAAGAATCTGTTAGAATGAACCAGGGCTACTTTAGCAAGCTG TTTCAGCTCTATCGCCTCAGCTGTACAGATGATCCTGCATCAGACAAATTCATTTGCAGAATGTGGTGTCTCCTGCGTAGATATCAG GTTATGTTTGGCACAGCACAGTATGAGGGCtctggtctgcaaggagcactccCAGTCCACGTTTTCCAGGCTCTGCACAAACATTTTGGGGTGACTTCTGAATGCTTTGCATCCCCTCTCAACTGTTATTTCAAGCAGTACTGCTCCGCCTTCCCAGACACAGATGGATATTTTGGATCCAGAGG GCCTTTTCTGAGTTTCTTCCCGGTCAGTGGTTCCTTTGAAGCAAACCCGCCATTTAGTGAGGAACTGATGGATGCCATGGTCACACATTTCGAG TACCTCCTGGAGAGTTCTGATCAGCCTTTGTCCTTCATCATCTTCATCCCAGAATGGAGAGACCCTCCTACCCCAGCACTCACACGCATGGAGAGCAGTCGCTTCAAGCGCCATCAGATGCTCCTCCCTGCATTTCAGCACGAGTATCGCAGTGGATCTCAGCATGTGTGCAAGAGGCAC GAGCTGTATTACAAAGCTGTGCACAACACTGCAGTCCTGTTTCTTCAAAATGAGCCGGGCTTTCTGAAATGGGCACCTACTGCAGACCGAGTCCAGGAGCTGGCTGCAGCATACAAACACTCTGGGCGTTTATCCAACTCCTCCGGGGGCAGCGAGAAGGAGTCCACACGAGAGGAGGGCACCAGCAAGGACAGTGCGTCTAAAGATACAGACTGA